The Methanothermobacter tenebrarum genome window below encodes:
- a CDS encoding 50S ribosomal protein L15e, giving the protein MYKYIRKAWKTPKESYVRELMWERVPKWRRQKAIQRIEKPTRLDRARSLGYKAKKGFILVRTRVRRGSMRKSRFKGGRRPKRMGVRKITTKKSLKRIAEERAARKYPNLEVLNSYWVWEDGKYKYYEVILVDPHHPNIKNDPRINWIREQKGRAFRGLTSEGKKNRGLRNKGKGAEKVR; this is encoded by the coding sequence ATGTATAAGTATATTAGGAAAGCATGGAAAACCCCAAAGGAATCATATGTAAGAGAGCTCATGTGGGAAAGAGTCCCTAAATGGAGAAGGCAAAAGGCGATCCAGAGAATAGAAAAGCCAACCAGACTCGACCGTGCAAGATCCCTCGGTTACAAGGCAAAAAAGGGATTCATACTTGTGAGGACGCGGGTAAGGCGCGGGAGCATGAGAAAAAGCCGATTCAAAGGCGGTAGACGACCCAAAAGGATGGGTGTAAGGAAGATAACAACAAAAAAGAGCCTCAAAAGGATAGCAGAAGAAAGAGCAGCCCGCAAATACCCCAACCTAGAAGTACTCAACTCATACTGGGTATGGGAAGACGGAAAATACAAATACTACGAAGTAATATTAGTTGATCCACATCACCCCAACATAAAAAACGACCCCAGAATAAACTGGATCCGCGAACAGAAAGGAAGAGCATTCAGAGGCCTTACAAGCGAAGGTAAAAAGAACCGAGGCCTCAGAAACAAGGGAAAAGGTGCTGAAAAGGTAAGATGA
- a CDS encoding carboxymuconolactone decarboxylase family protein: MKKLDEILAKIEEFFGFVPEIFKVLEDEPQILKAYYNKMETILSNDALPLVTKELIGVGAAAALGSEHCLKTHIKVSRRLGASKDEILLAILIGAAMAESTALSKSLRVFKEEIL, encoded by the coding sequence ATGAAAAAATTGGATGAAATCCTAGCCAAGATCGAAGAATTTTTTGGCTTCGTCCCAGAAATATTCAAAGTCTTAGAGGATGAACCCCAAATCCTAAAAGCATATTACAATAAAATGGAGACCATACTATCCAATGATGCCCTCCCATTAGTTACAAAGGAACTCATAGGGGTTGGGGCTGCGGCAGCCCTAGGATCAGAGCATTGCCTCAAAACACATATTAAAGTTTCAAGGCGTCTGGGAGCATCCAAAGATGAAATATTGTTGGCAATCCTTATAGGAGCTGCGATGGCCGAGTCAACAGCACTCTCAAAATCCTTGAGAGTGTTCAAAGAGGAAATTCTATGA
- a CDS encoding ABC transporter permease, translating into MKFLQLILKNPFRNKIRSVLAIIGIAIGIATIVALGIITEGLKESTQETLRAGGADFTIVESNVSDMFLSTIDEDYTDKVDNISGVKESVGVLTSIQPIGDNPYFVVIGIDPSKIGLSQIKIKSGRSIKEEDEIIIGKVAAEKLNKTIGDKINIKGEDYRIVGIFESGNIQEDGGSFISLKKLQKIEDKEGKVTMIYVKAEKNVNIEKIKEEIEEKYGENLTTIASLEDLQSVDQGLKTVDAASWAISLLAVIIGSIGVVNTMIMSVFERTREIGVLKAVGWKNRKILTMILGESLILTLIAAVVGSLMGVAAIQILMHINMGGFIKPVYTPEIFLKAFTVAIFVGIFGGFYPAYRATRLEATEALRYE; encoded by the coding sequence ATGAAATTCCTCCAGTTAATATTGAAGAATCCCTTCAGGAACAAGATTAGGAGTGTACTAGCTATTATAGGGATAGCTATCGGGATTGCTACAATAGTAGCCCTTGGTATAATAACAGAAGGACTTAAAGAATCTACACAGGAGACTCTCAGGGCTGGTGGGGCGGATTTCACCATCGTAGAATCAAATGTATCTGACATGTTCCTAAGCACAATAGATGAAGACTACACTGATAAAGTGGATAATATTAGTGGCGTGAAAGAATCTGTGGGCGTCTTAACATCAATACAACCCATAGGAGACAATCCATACTTTGTAGTTATAGGAATAGACCCTTCAAAGATAGGTTTAAGCCAAATAAAGATAAAATCGGGAAGAAGTATCAAAGAAGAAGATGAGATCATAATAGGGAAAGTGGCAGCAGAGAAACTGAACAAGACAATAGGGGATAAAATCAACATAAAAGGAGAAGATTACAGGATAGTGGGGATATTCGAATCAGGGAACATCCAAGAAGATGGCGGATCCTTCATATCCCTAAAAAAACTCCAAAAAATAGAAGACAAGGAAGGTAAAGTCACCATGATATATGTGAAAGCAGAAAAAAACGTGAACATAGAAAAAATCAAAGAAGAGATAGAAGAAAAATATGGGGAAAACCTTACGACAATAGCCTCACTAGAAGACTTACAGAGTGTAGACCAGGGCCTTAAGACTGTTGACGCGGCAAGCTGGGCCATATCACTCCTCGCAGTAATTATAGGGAGTATAGGTGTGGTTAACACGATGATAATGTCAGTATTTGAACGTACAAGGGAAATAGGAGTCCTTAAGGCCGTTGGATGGAAAAACAGGAAGATACTTACAATGATACTTGGAGAATCACTCATCTTAACGTTGATCGCAGCCGTTGTAGGATCCCTGATGGGTGTGGCAGCCATACAAATACTCATGCACATCAACATGGGAGGATTCATAAAACCAGTTTATACTCCAGAGATCTTCCTCAAAGCATTTACAGTCGCAATCTTCGTTGGTATATTCGGAGGATTCTACCCAGCATACAGGGCCACAAGACTAGAAGCCACAGAAGCCCTCAGATACGAATAA
- a CDS encoding SPFH domain-containing protein, which produces MDLLSIIIVLVLLVLAYKSIKILRPYEKGVVERLGKYQRTVESGLVMIIPFIESIKKVDMREQVVDVPPQEVITKDNTVVVVDCVIFYEVVDPFNAVYNVVDFYQAVTKLAQTNLRNIIGDLELDETLTSREMINAQLRKVLDEATDRWGTRVVRVEIQRIEPPKDIVEAMSKQMKAERMKRAAILEAEGKAEAIKKVADAEKYKEVALAEGQAKAILTIFKSMHQGKPTNDIIALKYLEALEKIANGQATKILLPIETAGILGSIAGISELFKEKTEKPKITEEKNK; this is translated from the coding sequence ATGGATCTTCTAAGCATAATAATAGTATTGGTGCTCCTGGTACTAGCATATAAGAGCATAAAAATCTTGAGACCCTATGAAAAGGGTGTTGTGGAAAGACTTGGTAAATATCAGCGAACAGTTGAAAGCGGACTAGTCATGATAATACCTTTCATTGAAAGCATAAAAAAGGTTGACATGCGAGAACAGGTAGTTGATGTACCACCCCAAGAGGTTATAACAAAAGATAATACAGTTGTAGTGGTTGACTGTGTAATATTCTATGAAGTGGTTGACCCATTCAATGCAGTATACAATGTTGTTGACTTCTACCAGGCAGTGACAAAACTTGCCCAGACAAACCTCAGGAACATAATAGGCGACCTCGAACTAGATGAAACATTAACATCAAGGGAAATGATAAACGCCCAACTAAGAAAAGTATTAGATGAAGCAACTGACAGATGGGGTACAAGGGTTGTCCGCGTAGAAATACAACGCATAGAACCCCCAAAGGACATTGTAGAGGCCATGTCCAAACAGATGAAAGCAGAAAGGATGAAAAGAGCAGCCATACTAGAAGCAGAAGGTAAAGCAGAAGCCATAAAAAAGGTTGCTGACGCGGAAAAATACAAGGAAGTGGCCTTGGCAGAAGGACAAGCAAAGGCCATACTCACAATATTCAAATCCATGCACCAAGGCAAACCAACCAACGACATAATAGCACTAAAATACCTAGAAGCCCTTGAAAAGATCGCGAATGGCCAAGCAACAAAAATACTCTTACCAATCGAAACAGCAGGGATCCTAGGCTCAATAGCAGGTATATCAGAATTGTTCAAAGAAAAAACCGAGAAACCCAAGATTACAGAAGAAAAGAATAAATAA
- a CDS encoding Rpp14/Pop5 family protein encodes MRLKILPPSLREPQRYLAVEIISEKPLEKNDIVSIIWNACLRLHGECETSKFKPWLIRAWEPIKDGENYKQKCIIRCKRGEEEKVRAALSSTSQHDNRRVALHTIGISGTIRSATQKFIKLK; translated from the coding sequence ATGAGATTAAAGATTCTCCCCCCAAGTTTAAGGGAACCCCAAAGATACCTCGCAGTTGAAATCATAAGCGAAAAACCACTAGAAAAAAATGATATAGTATCCATAATATGGAACGCATGTCTCAGATTACATGGAGAATGTGAAACAAGCAAATTCAAACCATGGCTTATAAGGGCATGGGAGCCTATAAAAGATGGTGAAAACTACAAACAGAAGTGTATAATAAGATGTAAACGCGGAGAAGAAGAGAAAGTGAGAGCCGCACTATCTTCCACATCTCAACATGACAATAGGAGGGTGGCCCTTCACACCATTGGAATCTCGGGTACAATACGCTCAGCAACACAAAAGTTTATTAAACTTAAATAA
- a CDS encoding carboxymuconolactone decarboxylase family protein: protein MKEDIFYGKGVAYAKKDYPEIYKALVELNEAVYTGKALDYKTQKLIALGITAAKSDDRAVKKQIESAIKEFNVTKDEIVDVLRVVLLTSGNPPFTKAMKILYELLEE, encoded by the coding sequence ATGAAAGAAGATATATTCTATGGTAAAGGAGTAGCCTATGCCAAAAAGGATTACCCAGAAATCTACAAGGCCCTAGTCGAACTAAACGAGGCAGTATACACAGGAAAAGCCCTAGACTATAAAACGCAGAAACTAATAGCCCTTGGCATAACAGCGGCGAAATCAGATGACAGAGCAGTGAAAAAACAGATAGAAAGTGCCATAAAAGAATTCAATGTTACAAAGGATGAAATAGTAGACGTACTACGGGTGGTGCTCCTAACCTCAGGAAACCCACCATTCACAAAAGCAATGAAAATACTCTACGAACTACTCGAAGAATAA
- the rnp3 gene encoding ribonuclease P protein component 3 yields MKFYDLHIQGKNFQEDQKLLKEAQRLGYSGAAITYSDKSYKKAKGTFKRLEDDFQGFEIVKAVNISAETPRQLKKKVDKFRKTADIIIVEGGNPKINRAACENIRVDILSKPYQNRRDPGINHVHARAAAENNVAIELNTKDIIVSYLKVRTRLFEYYRDIIKLHRKFHFPIVITSSATSTYDLRTPKDTIALFKCINMQEDEIIDALSTIPRSIIEFNRQRDSMIILGAKIIK; encoded by the coding sequence ATGAAATTCTATGACCTCCACATCCAAGGGAAAAACTTCCAAGAAGACCAGAAATTACTCAAAGAAGCCCAAAGATTAGGTTATAGTGGAGCCGCCATCACATACTCAGACAAATCCTACAAAAAGGCTAAGGGGACATTCAAAAGATTAGAAGATGATTTTCAAGGTTTTGAGATCGTAAAAGCTGTTAATATAAGTGCAGAAACCCCAAGGCAGCTGAAAAAGAAAGTGGACAAATTCAGAAAAACAGCAGACATCATCATAGTAGAAGGAGGAAACCCAAAGATCAACAGAGCAGCCTGTGAAAACATCAGAGTCGACATACTATCAAAACCCTACCAAAACAGGAGAGACCCTGGGATAAACCATGTACATGCAAGGGCCGCGGCAGAAAACAATGTAGCGATAGAATTAAACACCAAGGACATTATAGTATCATATCTGAAAGTGCGCACCAGACTATTCGAATATTACAGGGATATAATCAAACTTCACAGAAAATTCCACTTCCCAATTGTGATAACCAGCAGTGCAACATCAACCTATGATCTCAGAACACCAAAAGACACAATAGCCCTTTTCAAATGTATCAACATGCAAGAAGACGAGATCATAGATGCACTATCAACAATTCCAAGATCGATCATAGAATTTAACAGACAAAGGGACTCCATGATAATCCTCGGAGCAAAAATAATCAAATAA
- a CDS encoding NfeD family protein, with protein sequence MLGVSRPFASKVSKEPQRKAVADRLIGQTATVIEDFEGHEGLVKFDGEIWCAKSYDRIKKGDEVTIKAIDGVKLIVEKKEDNVR encoded by the coding sequence TTGCTTGGAGTATCAAGGCCTTTCGCCTCTAAGGTTTCAAAGGAGCCCCAGAGGAAGGCCGTTGCTGACAGGCTGATAGGACAAACAGCAACTGTAATAGAAGATTTTGAAGGACATGAGGGTCTTGTTAAGTTTGATGGCGAGATATGGTGTGCTAAATCCTATGATAGGATTAAAAAGGGTGATGAGGTCACCATAAAAGCCATAGATGGTGTTAAACTTATCGTGGAAAAAAAGGAGGATAATGTGAGGTGA
- a CDS encoding RNA-binding domain-containing protein, with product MIHNISYRVMVHGTEDEEKVIKALKNILPTASPQREKLEGHHGNPLTLLKGKITDKKAIRDFTERIKPLLGELDIERHVDEAGNLFLRLDKQRAYNEEWKLVKHGDSIHLKLKIEAYPARQEVAIKNIKKLIT from the coding sequence ATGATACATAACATATCCTATAGAGTAATGGTCCATGGAACAGAAGACGAAGAAAAGGTCATCAAAGCATTAAAGAACATACTACCCACAGCATCACCCCAAAGAGAAAAACTAGAAGGACACCATGGAAACCCACTAACACTCCTCAAAGGCAAAATCACAGACAAAAAAGCAATAAGAGACTTCACAGAAAGGATAAAACCCCTATTGGGAGAATTAGACATTGAAAGGCATGTCGACGAAGCAGGCAACCTATTCCTAAGATTAGACAAACAAAGAGCATACAATGAGGAATGGAAACTAGTAAAACATGGAGATTCAATCCATTTAAAACTTAAAATAGAAGCTTATCCAGCCCGTCAAGAAGTGGCTATAAAAAACATCAAGAAACTAATCACATGA
- a CDS encoding ABC transporter ATP-binding protein, with protein sequence MEMIIDIKNLKKTFDNGKIVALDGVNLQVDDGEFISIMGPSGSGKSTLLNMIGALDRPDSGMIKVAGRNLMKEKDLSSFRARKIGFIFQLHNLIPNLTALENVEIPMFEGPYKDMMEERAMELLEYFGLVDKANRLPSELSGGERQRVAIARALANDPSIILADEPTGSLDSKTEKKILRKLKELNREHKVTIVLVTHDPRVASMASRIIKILDGKIVGG encoded by the coding sequence ATGGAGATGATAATCGATATAAAAAACCTTAAAAAAACCTTTGATAACGGTAAAATAGTAGCATTAGATGGTGTAAACCTTCAAGTAGATGATGGTGAATTCATTTCTATAATGGGCCCGTCAGGTTCTGGTAAATCAACACTCCTCAATATGATAGGAGCTCTAGACAGGCCAGACTCTGGGATGATAAAAGTTGCTGGGCGAAATTTGATGAAAGAGAAAGATTTGAGCAGCTTCAGGGCCAGGAAGATAGGTTTTATCTTTCAATTACACAATCTCATACCAAATCTTACAGCGCTTGAAAATGTTGAAATACCAATGTTTGAGGGCCCATACAAGGATATGATGGAAGAAAGGGCTATGGAGTTGCTTGAGTACTTTGGACTCGTTGACAAGGCAAATAGGTTGCCTTCGGAGCTTTCTGGGGGTGAAAGGCAGAGGGTGGCTATTGCAAGGGCCCTTGCGAATGATCCGTCCATAATATTAGCTGATGAGCCTACAGGATCCCTCGACTCAAAGACGGAAAAGAAAATATTAAGGAAACTTAAAGAGTTGAATAGGGAGCATAAAGTCACTATAGTGTTGGTGACTCATGATCCTCGGGTTGCTTCAATGGCCTCTAGGATCATAAAAATATTGGATGGAAAAATAGTGGGGGGATAA
- the afpA gene encoding archaeoflavoprotein AfpA: protein MTVKLNVAWCITGAGDKITETYEVMKDIKDIYDGRAVIKVFISKSGDQVVKYYGIYQDLETNFDQKWVEISANSPFLAGQVQLGKYDFLLIAPCTSNSVAKISLRIADTLITNAAIMAQKAGVPVYIMPTDFEEGTTETRLPNGKILTLEIRKEDVEHVKRLSRMKNTHVFKDPEYIYKIFERFTRE, encoded by the coding sequence ATAACCGTGAAATTGAATGTTGCTTGGTGTATAACAGGGGCAGGGGATAAGATAACAGAAACCTATGAGGTTATGAAGGATATCAAGGACATTTATGATGGCAGGGCTGTGATTAAAGTTTTCATTTCCAAGTCAGGGGACCAGGTAGTTAAATATTATGGGATCTATCAGGATCTTGAAACAAATTTTGACCAGAAATGGGTTGAAATTAGTGCTAATTCACCATTCCTTGCAGGTCAAGTACAGTTAGGTAAATATGATTTTCTTCTTATAGCACCTTGCACCTCTAATAGTGTTGCTAAGATATCACTTAGAATAGCGGACACTCTCATAACAAATGCGGCTATAATGGCGCAAAAAGCTGGAGTGCCAGTATATATCATGCCAACAGATTTCGAAGAGGGTACGACAGAGACCAGATTACCAAATGGGAAGATACTAACGCTTGAAATAAGAAAAGAGGATGTTGAACACGTTAAAAGATTATCTAGGATGAAGAACACCCATGTATTCAAGGATCCTGAGTATATTTATAAGATATTTGAAAGGTTCACCAGAGAATAA